Sequence from the uncultured Flavobacterium sp. genome:
CGCCAAAACGAGATCCATGTGCAAAAAGAACTCCAGAAGCATTCGCATCTTTTAGATCGACATCGGCAACAATTTTATAAGAACGGCCACGAACATTTACGGCAACACCTTCCGGCACCGGAGCAGTTCCCGGATAATAAACATATTGATCGCGAGGCGCTTCAGATGAAGGTCTTTCTGTTCCTAAAACTTCAATAGCCGAACGGTCATCAAGTGGTAATACAAGATTTTTGGCAGCTTCTGAATTCCAGTCAGCAATTAATTCTTTTAATTTGTCCGGATATTTTTTTGCCAAATTGTTAGATTCAGCTCTGTCAATATCAGTATTATAAAGTTCCCATTCGTCTTTATCGAAGTTTCCTTTTCCAACAAGTGGCGCATGCAATGCTACTGCTTTCCAGCCATCTTTCCATAAAGCACGGCTTCCTAACATGGCAAAATACTGAATGTGTTTTTGAGTTTTTGTATCTGGCGTAGCATCAAAAGTATATTTCATAGATACTCCGGATAAAGGATATTGTGGAATTCCACGATATACTTTAGGCATTTCGACACCACAAACTTCTAATAATGTAGGAACAATATCTGTAGAATGGTGAAATTGATTGCGGACTTCTCCTTTTGCTTTTATTCCTTTTGGCCATGAAATAACTAACGGATCGCAAGTTCCACCGGCATATTCGCTATATCTTTTAAACATTTTAAAAGGAGTTGAAAATGCAGCTGCCCAACCTGTTGGATAATGCTCATAAGTATCTGGTCCGCCTAATTTGTCCAGATATTTTAGGTTTTCTTTTAGTTCATCAGGATATCCGTTGAAGAATTTATTTTCGTTAACAGAACCAGATGGAGATCCTTCTCCAGAAGCACCATTATCAGCAGCGTACAAAACAATTGTATTTTCTAATTGTCCTGTTTTTTCTAAATAATCAATGATACGCCCCACTTGAGCATCCGTATATTCAGAGAAACCTGCATAAACTTCAGCCAATCTTGAAAATAATTTCTTTTCGTCTGCACTTAGTTTATTCCAATCTAAAACTTCATCGCCCGGATTCGAAACTCCCGGAGGAAGCGGATTAAATTTGTCAAAGTTAGTTCCCTTTGGAATAATTCCTTTAGCGATCATTCTAGGCAAAACCCATTTGCGGTAAGCATCATAACCATCATCAAATTTACCTTTATATTTCGCTATATATTCTTCCGGCGCATGATGCGGCGCGTGATTTGCGCCCGGACAATACCACATAAACCAAGGTTTAGAAGGATTTGTAGCTTGCTGATCACGAATATATTCTAAAGCATGATCTGCTAAATCTTTAGATAAATGATAACCATCTTCCGGTCCGTATTTTGCTTCTGTAAAGTGATTGTCTTCAACTAAATCAGGATACCATTGATTGGTTTCTCCTCCAAGAAAACCATAGTAACGATCAAATCCCATTTGCAAAGGCCATGTACTTCTATCTCCTCCAGAAGCAACATCTTGTTCAGGAACGTTATGATCTTTTCCTATCCAGAAAGTGCTCCATCCGTTATCCTGCAAAACTTGTCCAATTGTCGCAACCTGTTTTGGCAATCTCCCACTTGCTCCCGGATAACCTGCTGCAGCTTCTGTAATTGCAGCCATACCGTTTAAATGATGATTTCGACCAGTTAATAAAGTAGAACGAGTAGGAGAACATAATGCCGTAGTGTGCCATTGTGTATAAATCAGTCCATTATCTGCCAGTTTTTGCAAAGTTGGCATGTTGATTCCTCCTCCAAATGGTGACCACGCTGCAAGACCAGTATCATCATATAAAATGAATAATATGTTTGGAGCGCCTTTTGGAGCTACTTTAGGAGTATAAGGAGTCCAGTCTTCTTTTGAGTCACGAATGTCCAGGCTAACTTTACCTTTAAAAGTTTCCTTTGTAATTTGTTGAGGATCTGCTTGAGCAGATGCTTTTGGTGTTATGCCGGGCAAAAGGCATAGTAGAAATAAAGCGATACTTTTTTTAAGCATCCTATTAGTACTGGTTTTCATGATTTAGTGGTATTAGTTATTATTGATTTGATTCTTGTCTTGATTATTAATGCAATTCTTGAATT
This genomic interval carries:
- a CDS encoding arylsulfatase, producing MKTSTNRMLKKSIALFLLCLLPGITPKASAQADPQQITKETFKGKVSLDIRDSKEDWTPYTPKVAPKGAPNILFILYDDTGLAAWSPFGGGINMPTLQKLADNGLIYTQWHTTALCSPTRSTLLTGRNHHLNGMAAITEAAAGYPGASGRLPKQVATIGQVLQDNGWSTFWIGKDHNVPEQDVASGGDRSTWPLQMGFDRYYGFLGGETNQWYPDLVEDNHFTEAKYGPEDGYHLSKDLADHALEYIRDQQATNPSKPWFMWYCPGANHAPHHAPEEYIAKYKGKFDDGYDAYRKWVLPRMIAKGIIPKGTNFDKFNPLPPGVSNPGDEVLDWNKLSADEKKLFSRLAEVYAGFSEYTDAQVGRIIDYLEKTGQLENTIVLYAADNGASGEGSPSGSVNENKFFNGYPDELKENLKYLDKLGGPDTYEHYPTGWAAAFSTPFKMFKRYSEYAGGTCDPLVISWPKGIKAKGEVRNQFHHSTDIVPTLLEVCGVEMPKVYRGIPQYPLSGVSMKYTFDATPDTKTQKHIQYFAMLGSRALWKDGWKAVALHAPLVGKGNFDKDEWELYNTDIDRAESNNLAKKYPDKLKELIADWNSEAAKNLVLPLDDRSAIEVLGTERPSSEAPRDQYVYYPGTAPVPEGVAVNVRGRSYKIVADVDLKDANASGVLFAHGSRFGGHALFLKDKKLNYVYNFLGIAPEHRFTSNVEITPGKHVFGMEFTREKAGPNGESIGKMKLYIDGKEVASGPMRTQTGKFTLSGDGLCVGFDSGDAVSKEYKTPGEFKGGEIYGVGINVGKIEYSDLNSEAKRALNRD